In Melospiza melodia melodia isolate bMelMel2 chromosome 30, bMelMel2.pri, whole genome shotgun sequence, a single window of DNA contains:
- the EPOP gene encoding elongin BC and Polycomb repressive complex 2-associated protein, whose protein sequence is MFLTCEGTLGIVPATMDYNVQARPGHFHAGYQQIEGINLGYLQINGTQMFALAQVLSDLFKDIPRTTISKKMETLKIKSRRCDLAELRTLKAINSVPTRAVKCSLISKADLEALCTSCKSLRRRKRRRKSRRREQLLLPGPGEFFPCPRPPPCRAGGCCGAPGRAGPPPGPQQLQPARGGLFGGVLAGSPRDLALLGPAAVQPCALPVPAGRHRRGPGWPRGLLPHGAGPAAARKGRCRGFPASKRQGTSAGYSSDSDSSLDLAASSPATSSDSSEEEEEEEEEEEEEEEGDSSCSSEEGSSSESESSSLCSGDSVQSTRYRQAALPRFQPPREPLGEERPAEPPSSKALRPDPELLFLSQHLWARTLRASTLESLSAAAGPGAQPGLYARHEASPASSSSSSSSSSSPPPSPSSSSTRTPGGAPPQKERGSGDAGGKDLHKDASNKSSSLQRPGGASPGPAPSPEPAPELRASPAALAEPRPEHFDRLIRQSKLWCYAKGFNVDGKSLRHGRGSPEPWRGAELRFQPCGGTESPAALRGRQDGNAKRRRLARVSERQRGPSKARPPKTPRRNSRKGNAPCKASPPRNSFSLMGNFPCTPSLVVGEDGDLCPASSLGGKNSWALSKTHPLWRWHLGGSAIPVPPSLKFRGCASLEDP, encoded by the coding sequence ATGTTCCTGACCTGCGAGGGGACCTTGGGCATCGTTCCGGCCACCATGGACTACAACGTGCAAGCCCGGCCGGGCCATTTCCACGCTGGCTACCAACAGATCGAAGGCATCAACTTGGGCTACTTACAGATCAACGGCACCCAGATGTTCGCGCTGGCCCAGGTGCTCAGCGACCTGTTCAAGGACATTCCCAGGACCACCATCAGCAAGAAGATGGAAACCTTAAAGATCAAGAGCCGCCGCTGCGACCTGGCCGAGCTGCGGACCCTCAAGGCCATCAACTCGGTGCCCACGCGCGCCGTGAAGTGCTCGCTCATCTCCAAGGCGGACCTGGAGGCTCTCTGCACCTCCTGCAAGAGCCTCCgccggaggaagaggaggaggaagagcaggagaagggagcagctgctgctgccgggcCCCGGGGAGTTCTTCCCCTGCCCGCGGCCCCCGCCCTGCCGAGCCGGCGGCTGCTGCGGTGcccccggccgggccgggccgccccccggcccgcagcagctccagcccgcCCGGGGGGGGCTCTTTGGGGGGGTCCTGGCCGGCTCCCCCCGGGACCTGGCGCTGCTGGGCCCCGCGGCCGTGCAGCCCTGCGCGCTCCCGGTGCCCGCGGGCCGGCACCGGCGGGGCCCGGGCTGGCCCCGGGGGCTGCTCCCGCACGGAGCGGGGCCCGCGGCCGCCAGGAAGGGCCGGTGCCGCGGCTTCCCCGCCTCCAAGCGCCAGGGAACGTCCGCCGGCTACTCCAGCGACTCGGACTCCAGCCTGGACCTCGCCGCGTCCAGCCCCGCCACCTCCAGCGACTcctcggaggaggaggaggaggaagaggaggaggaggaagaggaagaggaaggggacAGCTCGTGTAGCAGCGAGGAGGGCAGCTCCTCGGAGTCGGAGAGCAGCTCGCTGTGCAGCGGGGACTCGGTGCAGAGCACGCGGTACCGGCAGGCGGCCCTGCCCCGCTTCCAGCCCCCCCGGGAGCCGCTCGGGGAGGAGCGGCCGGCGGAGCCCCCCTCGAGCAAAGCGCTGCGCCCCGACCCCGAGCTCCTCTTCCTCTCGCAGCACCTCTGGGCCCGCACCCTGCGAGCGTCAACTTTGGAAAGTTTGAGCGCGGCCGCAGGGCCGGGGGCTCAGCCAGGGCTCTACGCGAGGCACGAGGcctcccctgcctcctcctcctcctcttcctcctcctcctcgtcgcctCCTCCCtccccgagcagcagcagcacccgcaCCCCCGGGGGGGCCCCGCCACAAAAGGAGCGCGGCTCTGGGGACGCCGGAGGGAAGGATTTGCACAAAGATGCCTCGAACAAAAGCTCCTCGTTACAGCGGCCCGGCGGAGCCTCCCCGGGGCCGGCGCCTTCCCCCGAACCGGCCCCGGAGCTGCGGGCGAGCCCCGCTGCCCTCGCCGAGCCCCGGCCGGAGCATTTCGACCGCTTGATCCGCCAGTCCAAGCTGTGGTGCTACGCCAAGGGATTCAACGTGGACGGGAAAAGTTTGCGGCACGGCCGGGGCAGCCCGGAGCCCTGGAGGGGAGCGGAGCTGCGCTTCCAGCCCTGCGGAGGAACCGAGAGCCCCGCGGCGCTGCGGGGCCGCCAGGACGGCAACGCCAAACGGCGGCGCCTGGCCAGGGTCAGCGAGAGGCAGCGCGGCCCCTCCAAAGCCAGGCCGCCAAAAACTCCCCGGAGGAATTCCAGGAAGGGAAACGCTCCCTGCAAAGCCAGCCCGCCTCGGAATTCCTTCAGCCTGATGGGCAACTTCCCCTGCACGCCCTCGCTGGTGGTGGGCGAGGACGGGGACCTGTGCCCGGCCTCGTCGCTGGGTGGCAAAAACTCCTGGGCGCTGTCCAAGACGCACCCGCTGTGGCGGTGGCACCTGGGGGGCAGCGCCATCCCCGTGCCCCCCAGCCTCAAATTCCGCGGCTGCGCCAGCCTGGAGGAtccctga